A segment of the Candidatus Zixiibacteriota bacterium genome:
CATTCTCATTGATCCGCGAGCACAGTGTCTCGAACGACGAGAATCGCCTGTCGTTCTCTCGGGAACAATGGCGGCGGCGCAGGGGATTTCTCTTCAGGATCGGTTTCGCCAATTTCCTCATAGGTCTGGGGGCCGGATTGATCATTCCTTTCCTGAATCTTTATTTCCGGGACCGTTTTGACCTGGAGCCTGACACGATCGGCTTGTTCTATTTCTGTGTTACGTGCGCCATGTTTGCCGGGACCGTGGCGGCACCGATGCTTACCAGGCGATTCGGTCTGGTGCGTGCTATCGTACTCACGCAGCTGGCTTCGATACCGTTTATGCTGGTGCTTTCGTACACATACTATCTGCCGGTGGCATTCGGAGCATTCGTTATCCGTGGTGGGCTCATGAATATCGGCGTACCGCTGGGAACCAATTTCGGCATGGAGATGTGCGAGCGACGCGAGCAGGGGCTGGTCAACGCGCTCCTGATGGTCAGTTGGACCTCCGCCTGGATGATATCGGCCGCGATCGGCGGGCGACTTATCGACTTGTACGGCTACTCGCTTACCTTCAATATTACGATCGCTCTCTATATTGTCTCGTCGGTTTTCTACTACTGGTCTTTTCGGAACGCGGAACGTCGCAACGGTCGCCACGGCTGGGCAATCACGGAAGGGGAGTCGGCATAGCTGGACCACTAACAGTGCCTGTAATGGTCAACATTCCAATTGCCGAAGGCAATTCGGATAACCATATTTGTTGCTGAAGTGTGATACAGAATCAGGTATGTCAGTCAAAGAGAAATACAAAAGAGAGTTCGCTGCCGCGACGGCCGATGCCTTCCGTCGCACCTATAGGGACATAGGTGTTCAGTTTGGCAACACTGGTCCGTTTAATGAGGCGGAAATCCTCGCTGCTATCGAACACCCGAAGGACCCACAAATGGGTTGGTTGGCAGTTCCAGTACATCGATTCTCGGGATTGCTGGGGCAGAGTCCGGTCAAGATCGCGGCATCCGTTCAGTCGAATTATCAGTTCTCAAAAGGGACAGCTTTTGCAACGCTTGCGGTCAACGCTTTTGTCAATGCCCGCGTCCCCGTTAATGAACTGGCAACGAGAGTGCTCTCAGAAGCATTGTCGCAAGGGCAATCCTACGGCTCTCTCGATATCGGCGCTGGCAAGCGGTGTCTGGTCGAGTATTCGTCACCAAATATCGCCAAGCCATTTGGGGTAGGGCATCTTCGGTCTACTGTGATTGGCAATTCACTCCGTCGGATATTCAAGAAGCTTGGCTATAACGTCACTGGTATCAATTACCCGGGGGATTGGGGGACCCAGTTCGGCAAAATGATCGTAGCCTATCGACGCTGGGGGAAACCGGGGATGCTCGAGGGGGAGAAGGCGATAGCAAACCTGCTTGACCTGTACGTGCGGTTTCATGCCGAAGTAGAGACCGATAGGTCGTTGGACGAAGAGGCGAGAACCGAGTTCAAGCGATTGGAAGAGGGTGTTCCCGAGGCAGTACGACTGTGGGAGCAGTTCAAGACCATCTCCAACGCCGAATTCGACCGAATCTATGGGCGGCTCGGTGTGGAGTTCGATCTTGTGTACGGGGAATCGTTCCTCAATGACAAGATGGAGACCGTGATCGACAGGCTATCCAAGGCGGGGTTGACCAAAATGTCCGATGGCGCGTTGATTGTCGATCTGCATGAGCCGAATCTGCCGCCCGCCCTTCTGCGCAAGGCAGACGGCGCCACGCTCTACCTGACGCGTGACCTGGCCGGAGCATACTATCGCTGGGATCGATTCCGTTTCGATGAATCCTTGTATGTGGTCGGATCCTCGCAGGCGGATCATTTCAAGCAGATGATCGCCGTTATTTCGCGATTGGAAGAGGCTGAGAAGACACTCCCCGCCGAGAGAATCTCCGCGCGTATCAGGCATGTTGATTTTGGGTGGGTCAAGTTCGGCGACAAGACGATGTCCACCCGGCGAGGGAATATCATCTTTCTTGAAGACGTGCTGGATCAGGCGGTGACTCTGGCCCGGAGTAAGATAAGAGAGAAGAATCCCAGCTTGGCGCATTTTGAAGAAACCGCCCAGATGATCGGCGTGGGCGCGGTCATTTTCTCCCAGTTGTCGGTGAGGCGCCACAAGGATGTCAATTTTGTCTGGGAGGAAG
Coding sequences within it:
- a CDS encoding MFS transporter, with translation MPRTGWHAWLDEYLFHVRLFTRNARLYLLAAFLVGINFEVFQLLLNLYLRELGFTDTRIGLVNSFRAVGMAFSAIPVAMALARIRLKPMLLAAVGLFALCSYFVVSTSIFPVVLAFSALAGTAFTVTRVAAAPFYMRHSTPRERTHLFSFSFGVMLLAAMVGSLTAGKAAELIAEWSGSLLLGYRYTLYATIAISLLSIIPFSLIREHSVSNDENRLSFSREQWRRRRGFLFRIGFANFLIGLGAGLIIPFLNLYFRDRFDLEPDTIGLFYFCVTCAMFAGTVAAPMLTRRFGLVRAIVLTQLASIPFMLVLSYTYYLPVAFGAFVIRGGLMNIGVPLGTNFGMEMCERREQGLVNALLMVSWTSAWMISAAIGGRLIDLYGYSLTFNITIALYIVSSVFYYWSFRNAERRNGRHGWAITEGESA
- the argS gene encoding arginine--tRNA ligase → MSVKEKYKREFAAATADAFRRTYRDIGVQFGNTGPFNEAEILAAIEHPKDPQMGWLAVPVHRFSGLLGQSPVKIAASVQSNYQFSKGTAFATLAVNAFVNARVPVNELATRVLSEALSQGQSYGSLDIGAGKRCLVEYSSPNIAKPFGVGHLRSTVIGNSLRRIFKKLGYNVTGINYPGDWGTQFGKMIVAYRRWGKPGMLEGEKAIANLLDLYVRFHAEVETDRSLDEEARTEFKRLEEGVPEAVRLWEQFKTISNAEFDRIYGRLGVEFDLVYGESFLNDKMETVIDRLSKAGLTKMSDGALIVDLHEPNLPPALLRKADGATLYLTRDLAGAYYRWDRFRFDESLYVVGSSQADHFKQMIAVISRLEEAEKTLPAERISARIRHVDFGWVKFGDKTMSTRRGNIIFLEDVLDQAVTLARSKIREKNPSLAHFEETAQMIGVGAVIFSQLSVRRHKDVNFVWEEVLNFEGETGPYLQYTHARLCSLARLYGKPIAADVDCRLLDKFEEQRILELLADFPETVELAAKNYDPHHVSVYLLRLAGAFNKFYQRKDSQGRIDKIISENVKLTAARMALVKAVQTVLHEGLYLLGLKAPEEM